Within the Marixanthomonas sp. SCSIO 43207 genome, the region TTTACCATATAAGGAACTTCTACGCCTTTTTCTCTAAGACTTTCCACAATTTGGTCTGCTTCATCAATATTTACACGCGGATCGTTTGCCCCTTGCACCACAAATAATGGTTTTTTAATTTTTTCTACATGCAATGCAGGTGAAATTTCGTCCATTATAGCTTTTTCTTCCGGAATATTAGGGTTGTACCAGATTTTATACAACAACTCTCTGTATTTTTCCCAGTATGGAGGAATGGCATTCATAAAGGTATTTAAATTACTTACCCCTACATAGTCTACACCACAAGCATATTTGTCTGGCGTTTTTGTCATACCGCGTAATACAGCATAACCTCCATGGCTTCCACCATAAATTGCTACTCGATCTTTATCTACATAACCCTGTTCAATCACGTAATCAACACCATCTTCTACATCATCCATTGCTTTACGACCTATTTGTCCAAAACCTGCTTTTAAAAATTCTTTTCCGTACCCGCCAGATACTCTAAAGTTTACATGTAACGTTGCATAGCCGCGACTTGCAAATAACTGTGCTTCAGGATTAAAACCCCAATTGTCACGAATACCTTGTGGACCTCCGTGAGGATTTACAATTAACGGTACTCTTTGTCCTTTTTTATAGTTATTAGGCAGTGTAATGTACCCATGAATAGTAAGACCATCACGACTCTTAAAAGTAATAGGCTTCATACTAGCCATGTCTTCAGCTTTTAGCTGTGGCAGTAATTTGTACAATAAGGTTACGTTGTCTTTTTTTACGTCATATAAATAATATTCACCAACTATTTTATCACTAGTAACGGCTACCATATATTTAGACTCATCATCCGTTCTTCCAACGGTAAAAAACTGCTTGTCACCAAACTCTTTTTGTAACCGTGTGTAGACTTTTTTATAGGTATCACTTACAGGCTTAATTACAGCTTTTTCACCCGTGTAGCTGAAGTAATCTATTTCATAATTACGTTTTCTGGAAAGTGACATGCCAGATACATCAAATGTATCGTTACTGAAAACTGTTTTAATTTTTTTGTCTTTCTTTAAATCGTACAGTTGAATTTCTATCTTATCACCATCAAGATTAGAGATTACATAAGCAATATCTGGGTTTTCGGTATTCGGATTAAAAGTAGAAATACCAAACGTATCACCAAATTCAGTAAGTTTAACTTGCTTAAATTCTCCATCAATCTTGTATAACAATTCGGTTTTTACACCATCTACAATGCGATTAATTGCTCGTAAATTTCCTTTGCGATCAAAGTTATACCCTGCAACTGGTGGGTCACCTGCTTGCACAGTGTACAGTTTTGTTACTTCTCCAGTGTTAATGTTGAGTCGGTATGGCTCTTCTTGTTGCAGGTTGTCTTTATTCATCTGCACAATCACATGGTCTTCGTCTTCTTTTAAACTTTCGATAATATTGACCCTTACACCTTCAAAAGGTGTTAGCTCTTTATTGTTTTCACCTGTAACATCTACACCATACACGTGATAATTTTCATCACCGCCTTTATCTTGGAGGTATAAAATACGGTCGTTATTTGCCCAAGAAAACCCACGAATTAAATCTTCTTCTTGCTTTTTCAAAAGCGTTTCTTTCTGTGTTTCGGTTTCTTTTAAATACAAGTCACGCTCCCCAGATTTTCTACGCTTCATGTATGCGATGTATTTTCCGTTAGGAGAAAGCTTAAACGAAGAGGCTTCTGGAGTTGTAAAATAATCTTCTACAGAGTATTTATAATCACCTGTTTCTTTTGCTGCGAGTTTGTCTAACTCA harbors:
- a CDS encoding S9 family peptidase → MTTLVKFSIGLVMLLLGVSTTAQKLNGSYSGTLDVQGMQMELIVNITPNEDGYDATLDVPAQGASGIELDSVVLQDETVTIKSAKLQMTYIGTLTENGIKGTYKQMGQEYPLTFNKTVKTKPGNTALPSTDAELDKLAAKETGDYKYSVEDYFTTPEASSFKLSPNGKYIAYMKRRKSGERDLYLKETETQKETLLKKQEEDLIRGFSWANNDRILYLQDKGGDENYHVYGVDVTGENNKELTPFEGVRVNIIESLKEDEDHVIVQMNKDNLQQEEPYRLNINTGEVTKLYTVQAGDPPVAGYNFDRKGNLRAINRIVDGVKTELLYKIDGEFKQVKLTEFGDTFGISTFNPNTENPDIAYVISNLDGDKIEIQLYDLKKDKKIKTVFSNDTFDVSGMSLSRKRNYEIDYFSYTGEKAVIKPVSDTYKKVYTRLQKEFGDKQFFTVGRTDDESKYMVAVTSDKIVGEYYLYDVKKDNVTLLYKLLPQLKAEDMASMKPITFKSRDGLTIHGYITLPNNYKKGQRVPLIVNPHGGPQGIRDNWGFNPEAQLFASRGYATLHVNFRVSGGYGKEFLKAGFGQIGRKAMDDVEDGVDYVIEQGYVDKDRVAIYGGSHGGYAVLRGMTKTPDKYACGVDYVGVSNLNTFMNAIPPYWEKYRELLYKIWYNPNIPEEKAIMDEISPALHVEKIKKPLFVVQGANDPRVNIDEADQIVESLREKGVEVPYMVKYDEGHGFGKEENRLDLYKAMMGFFAEHLKVEKTTPVKG